The stretch of DNA TTGTTTCCCACCAAAAGTCCGGTTCCAAACAATGTTGCCAGATTCGTCAAGTTTGATTAACCAAAAATCATCCGGAGAATAGAGCCCTCCAGCTACTGCGTATTCTCCATCAGAAGTTTCAATTATTGAATTAGCTTTTACAGCAAATTCGGTTTCATGAAGTCTGTTCCACATAGCTGAAGAAGCAAAAACAGCACAGGAGGCAGAGCATAACAAAAAGCAACAAAGAAAAACAGTCAAAAAAATTGTTGAAAAGATTTTCACGTTAAATCTCCCTGAAAAACGACTTTTTTCGAATAATTACGAAAAGCAGTATCCCTCCAAATAACAGGGGAAGAATAACTAGTGATGGAAATTCTGGAATGTCATTGATGTCAATGGGATTAATTATTGGATAATTATCTTGTCCGCCGACAAAGCTTACATCGCCACCTACATCGTTATCCCATGTAACTGCAATTATAATGTATGGAGAGTCGCCGATGCCGTCTTGGTTATTGTCTGTTCCATCATAATCTCCCCAGTAGTTGCCTATAGTTCCGTTGTCCCAAGAAGTGCCTTCTACGCCCTCATCAATTCGGACTGTACAAGAACCAGAAGCAAAAAAGTTCCCATAAAAAGTATGGTTTACTGCACCATCTTGAAGAGTTACAGCAACTGGTGTATCTGCTATGTAGTTTCCATAAAATGTGTTGTTTAAATTGGTAAAAACTGTTCTAATTGCTTGCGCATGAAATCCGGTGATGTTGTTTCCAAAAAAGATGTTGTTATAGCAGTGGGCAAAAAGTGCTATACCTTCACCACCTTCGAGTGTGTCTCTGCCATCTGAAGTAGGAGGACCTGTAATGGTGTTCAATGACACCGCGGTTAAGTTAGCAGCATCCAGTTCCATTGAAAGGACACATGCAAACGTATTATTTGTTATCTTGTTTGATGAGCCCATAATTTTGATGCCGTATGAGCTACCGCTTATTGTGTTGTTCTGGAAAGTAATTTT from Candidatus Bathyarchaeum sp. encodes:
- a CDS encoding right-handed parallel beta-helix repeat-containing protein, which produces MKRKPVTLLSNFLLFLTAWALFVNVAFASYWPDPGPDLLHIYIQRNGNVQPETSLIEKTGNVYRLTADVVHYTIEIQCDNIVLDGAGYTIYGDADRIKGYDDGNNGVIINGQRNVTVKNINFEQGATGIRISNSSNLTIVGNSFSNKILTGINLQTSTQLMLENNTFTNLQTDLSDPAVLISGSKITFQNNTISGSSYGIKIMGSSNKITNNTFACVLSMELDAANLTAVSLNTITGPPTSDGRDTLEGGEGIALFAHCYNNIFFGNNITGFHAQAIRTVFTNLNNTFYGNYIADTPVAVTLQDGAVNHTFYGNFFASGSCTVRIDEGVEGTSWDNGTIGNYWGDYDGTDNNQDGIGDSPYIIIAVTWDNDVGGDVSFVGGQDNYPIINPIDINDIPEFPSLVILPLLFGGILLFVIIRKKSFFREI